From the genome of Fusobacterium varium, one region includes:
- the merR1 gene encoding Mercuric resistance operon regulatory protein encodes MKKLYKIGEISKLYNISSDILRHYEKIGLIIPDVRDENGYRYYSQKQIWKLNNIRNLRNLGVGLKEITEFMEDRNLIKTKEVIDFQLIKIEEKLKKLSELKKELKDKKKI; translated from the coding sequence ATGAAAAAATTATATAAAATTGGTGAGATAAGTAAACTTTATAATATAAGCAGTGATATATTAAGGCATTATGAAAAAATAGGATTGATTATTCCTGATGTGAGAGATGAAAATGGATATAGATATTATTCTCAAAAACAAATATGGAAATTAAATAATATAAGAAATTTGAGAAATTTAGGAGTTGGATTAAAAGAAATAACAGAATTCATGGAAGATAGAAATTTAATAAAAACAAAGGAAGTAATAGATTTTCAACTGATAAAAATAGAAGAAAAATTGAAGAAGTTATCTGAATTAAAAAAAGAACTTAAGGACAAGAAAAAAATATAG
- a CDS encoding Response regulator of the LytR/AlgR family: MKFLFYGDDLFFYLLKETFTFDIERVENFEMCFIEEIILITDNNIFNIENIHFDNLKKMYIYSDRVETKFLKRYSNFINKISFQGRDEYIFLEKLLIEKQERVKLDKRNKVILSDSFKDVIIPMEDIEYFSYDRNQKKSFAIVDGNSYFLKKSLTEIEKFMEDSDFIRIERGIILNIKKIKEIDYKEEYVMTNSGQKIYLGRSILKKISENYFENFYRL; the protein is encoded by the coding sequence ATGAAATTTCTATTTTATGGAGATGATTTGTTTTTTTACCTTTTAAAAGAAACTTTTACTTTTGATATTGAAAGAGTAGAAAATTTTGAGATGTGTTTTATAGAAGAGATTATTCTGATAACTGATAATAATATTTTTAACATTGAGAATATTCATTTTGATAATTTAAAGAAAATGTATATTTATTCAGATAGAGTAGAAACAAAATTTTTGAAGAGATATAGTAATTTTATAAATAAAATATCTTTTCAGGGAAGAGATGAATATATATTTCTTGAGAAATTACTTATAGAAAAACAAGAGAGAGTAAAGTTAGATAAACGAAATAAAGTCATATTATCTGACAGCTTTAAAGATGTAATAATTCCTATGGAAGATATTGAATATTTTTCATATGACAGGAATCAGAAAAAATCTTTTGCTATTGTTGATGGAAATTCTTATTTTTTAAAAAAATCTCTAACAGAAATTGAAAAATTTATGGAGGATTCTGACTTTATAAGAATTGAAAGAGGAATAATTCTCAATATAAAGAAGATAAAGGAAATAGATTATAAAGAAGAATACGTAATGACAAATAGTGGGCAGAAGATATATCTTGGAAGAAGTATACTGAAAAAAATAAGTGAGAATTATTTTGAAAATTTTTATAGATTGTAA
- the yihN_1 gene encoding Inner membrane protein yihN — translation MNDRLKKFIIVFMIGFATTAMYSLPYMKSVFYDPMREALSLNHKQLGNLLSIYGIVATVSYFPGGWLADKYSAKKLVSFSLVSSGILGMWMAMAPSYSILCMIFFLFGITTILTYFAAIIKVIRMLGDSSEQGRLFGLYEGFGGVAGTVLSFGGLYFFSKFENIVEGFKAATIMYSVCSIVCGIILFIVIKEREVEKKEQVKFTSLIQAVKMPKAWLISAIIFSAYMVFSSLTYLNPYMTEIFKMSMALVSFVAICRTYVIKFIASPLAGVIADKIGSSTKCLFGGFILVTITQAVFLITPGNPSLVYVALVNMLVLTILMFAFRGIYFATVDESNIPINVTGIVVGFVSVIGFLPDAFYYTLVGSWLDKYGNMAYKYVFHFL, via the coding sequence ATGAATGATAGATTGAAAAAATTTATAATAGTATTTATGATAGGATTTGCAACTACAGCTATGTACAGCTTACCTTATATGAAATCAGTGTTTTATGATCCAATGAGAGAAGCTTTAAGTTTAAATCATAAACAATTAGGGAATCTATTAAGTATATATGGAATAGTAGCAACAGTTTCTTACTTCCCAGGTGGGTGGCTTGCAGATAAGTATTCAGCTAAAAAACTTGTTTCTTTTTCACTAGTATCATCAGGAATTTTAGGTATGTGGATGGCAATGGCACCAAGCTATTCTATTCTTTGTATGATTTTCTTTCTTTTTGGAATAACTACCATTCTTACGTATTTTGCTGCTATAATCAAAGTAATCAGAATGCTTGGAGATAGTTCAGAACAAGGAAGATTATTCGGACTTTATGAAGGTTTCGGAGGAGTGGCAGGAACTGTACTTTCATTTGGAGGATTATATTTCTTTTCAAAATTTGAGAATATAGTAGAAGGATTTAAAGCTGCAACTATAATGTATTCAGTTTGTTCAATAGTATGTGGAATAATTCTGTTTATAGTGATAAAAGAAAGAGAAGTAGAGAAAAAAGAGCAGGTAAAATTTACAAGTTTAATACAAGCTGTAAAAATGCCAAAGGCATGGCTGATAAGTGCAATTATTTTCTCAGCTTACATGGTATTTTCAAGCCTTACTTATCTTAATCCATATATGACAGAGATATTTAAGATGTCTATGGCATTGGTTTCATTTGTTGCTATATGCAGAACATATGTTATTAAGTTTATAGCTTCTCCACTAGCAGGAGTAATAGCAGATAAAATAGGTTCGTCAACAAAATGTCTTTTTGGAGGATTTATTTTAGTAACAATAACACAAGCAGTATTCCTAATCACACCAGGAAATCCATCATTAGTATATGTAGCTCTTGTAAATATGCTTGTTCTGACAATATTAATGTTTGCTTTTAGAGGTATTTATTTTGCAACAGTAGATGAATCTAATATTCCTATTAATGTAACAGGAATAGTAGTGGGATTTGTATCTGTTATTGGATTCCTTCCAGATGCTTTCTATTATACATTGGTTGGAAGCTGGTTGGATAAATATGGAAATATGGCTTATAAATATGTTTTTCACTTTCTTTAG
- a CDS encoding Transcriptional regulator, effector-binding domain/component: protein MREHYAFLKEYIKTNNLTVVGDIIEIYHIEIHITDNVNEYVTEIQIPVKNSIILLKIIKNKL, encoded by the coding sequence GTGAGAGAACACTATGCTTTTTTAAAGGAATATATAAAAACAAATAACCTTACTGTAGTGGGAGATATAATTGAAATATATCATATAGAGATACATATTACAGATAATGTAAATGAATATGTTACTGAAATTCAGATACCTGTAAAAAATAGTATTATTCTTTTGAAAATAATAAAAAATAAGCTATAA
- a CDS encoding intein N-terminal splicing region has product MCLEENTRILMADGSQKPVREIRIGDMVMCDLGEPKIVRNVWQGREEHMMCIELKNGSKIILTDNHPIKTATGIKRANEINEDDEISIVYGDKSKIASISCIEYNDRAFNLDISGNFMIAEGIAVGDFEVQNRR; this is encoded by the coding sequence ATGTGCTTAGAAGAAAATACTAGAATACTTATGGCTGATGGATCACAAAAACCTGTTAGGGAGATAAGAATAGGAGATATGGTAATGTGTGATTTAGGAGAACCTAAAATAGTAAGAAATGTATGGCAGGGAAGAGAAGAACACATGATGTGTATAGAATTAAAAAATGGCTCAAAAATTATACTTACAGATAATCACCCCATAAAAACTGCAACAGGAATAAAAAGAGCAAATGAGATAAATGAAGATGATGAGATATCAATAGTTTATGGAGATAAATCTAAAATTGCTTCAATAAGCTGCATTGAATATAATGACAGGGCATTTAATTTAGATATTTCTGGAAACTTTATGATAGCAGAGGGTATAGCTGTTGGAGATTTTGAAGTACAAAATAGAAGATAA
- the frlB gene encoding Fructosamine deglycase frlB, with the protein MSKYGEMLKFNEEEYRKSAELIREARPYAEKVADELSVRGYKNIFFTAVGGSLAPMMAMGEIAKQVTEKPVFVEQAAELLVRGHKSLSKDSIVITLSKSGDTKETVAIAKWCKENRITVISCTKNQESPLAQNSDYVIPMRHENGVEYEYILLFWLFFRLMKNNGDFNDYDKFADQLMNLPENLLEAKYKFDPVAKEVGKKYYKEPYMIWVGGGEVWGETYLFSMCLLEEMQWIRTKSVTSAEFFHGTLEIVEKDVCVFLVKGAGKTRILDERAERFLKSYTDKLIVIDTKDFELNGIDEKYRWIIAPTIASTVLVDRMAFHFEDNTKHSLDIRRYYRQFDY; encoded by the coding sequence ATGTCAAAATATGGCGAAATGTTAAAGTTTAATGAGGAAGAATACAGAAAAAGTGCAGAGTTGATAAGAGAAGCTCGTCCTTATGCAGAGAAAGTAGCAGATGAATTGTCAGTAAGAGGATATAAGAATATATTCTTTACAGCAGTGGGAGGAAGTTTGGCTCCTATGATGGCTATGGGAGAGATAGCAAAACAAGTAACAGAAAAACCTGTCTTTGTAGAACAGGCAGCAGAGCTTCTAGTAAGAGGACATAAATCACTGTCAAAAGATTCAATAGTTATTACTTTATCTAAATCTGGAGACACTAAAGAAACAGTGGCAATAGCTAAATGGTGCAAAGAAAATAGGATAACTGTTATTAGTTGTACTAAAAATCAAGAGTCACCTTTAGCTCAAAATTCAGATTATGTTATTCCTATGAGACATGAAAACGGGGTAGAGTATGAATATATATTGTTATTCTGGCTATTTTTCAGATTGATGAAAAACAATGGAGATTTTAATGATTATGATAAGTTTGCAGATCAGTTGATGAATCTTCCTGAAAATTTATTGGAGGCAAAATATAAATTTGATCCAGTGGCAAAGGAAGTTGGAAAAAAATACTATAAAGAACCATATATGATATGGGTAGGTGGAGGAGAAGTATGGGGAGAAACTTACCTATTTTCTATGTGTTTGTTGGAAGAAATGCAGTGGATAAGAACTAAATCAGTAACAAGTGCTGAATTTTTTCATGGAACTCTAGAGATAGTAGAAAAAGATGTATGTGTATTTCTTGTAAAAGGAGCTGGAAAAACTCGTATTTTGGATGAAAGAGCAGAAAGATTTTTAAAGAGCTATACAGATAAACTTATAGTAATAGATACTAAAGATTTTGAGCTTAATGGAATAGATGAAAAATATCGTTGGATAATAGCTCCAACTATAGCTTCTACTGTATTAGTAGACCGTATGGCATTCCATTTTGAAGACAATACTAAACATAGTCTTGATATTAGAAGATACTATAGACAGTTTGATTACTAA
- the isiB_1 gene encoding Flavodoxin translates to MKTGIFYGSTTGVTQDISERVGKLLNADVMPASDIDKIKDYDLAILATSTWGMGDLQDDWIDPLDKLKTMNLAGKKIALIGVGDQEGFGDTFVDGIGIIYDEIKGKGITLVGKTSTDGYSFSDSKGADDGEFLGLVIDENNQSNLTDERIAAWVEKLK, encoded by the coding sequence ATGAAAACTGGAATTTTTTATGGAAGTACAACTGGAGTTACTCAAGATATTTCTGAAAGAGTAGGAAAACTATTAAATGCAGATGTTATGCCAGCATCTGATATTGATAAAATAAAAGATTATGATTTAGCTATTCTGGCTACATCTACATGGGGTATGGGAGATCTTCAAGATGACTGGATTGATCCTCTAGATAAATTAAAAACAATGAATCTTGCTGGAAAAAAAATAGCCTTGATAGGTGTAGGAGATCAAGAAGGATTTGGAGATACTTTTGTTGATGGAATAGGAATAATCTATGATGAAATAAAAGGAAAAGGAATCACTCTTGTGGGAAAAACTTCTACTGATGGTTACTCATTCTCAGATTCAAAAGGTGCAGATGATGGTGAATTTTTAGGGCTTGTTATTGATGAAAATAACCAAAGTAATCTTACTGATGAAAGAATAGCTGCTTGGGTTGAAAAATTAAAATAA
- the proV_2 gene encoding Glycine betaine/L-proline transport ATP-binding protein ProV: protein MIEFVDVNKNFGEYHIIKNLSLKIEKGKITVIIGSSGCGKTTTLKMINKLILPTSGKIYIDGEDISQKDTIKLRRNIGYVIQQTGLFPHMTVKENIELIAKIENIDKNKINLRTKELMKMINLDYATFSERYPLELSGGQQQRVGVARAFALDPGIILMDEPFSAVDPISRKQLQDELIDIQKNLGRQLFL, encoded by the coding sequence ATGATAGAATTTGTTGATGTAAACAAAAATTTTGGAGAATATCATATAATAAAAAACCTTTCTTTGAAGATAGAAAAAGGTAAAATTACAGTTATAATAGGTTCTAGTGGCTGTGGAAAGACTACAACTTTAAAAATGATAAATAAACTTATTCTTCCTACTTCAGGAAAAATATATATAGATGGGGAAGATATTTCTCAAAAAGATACTATTAAACTAAGAAGAAATATAGGATATGTTATACAGCAGACTGGACTTTTTCCACATATGACTGTAAAAGAAAATATAGAACTTATTGCTAAAATAGAAAATATAGATAAAAATAAAATAAATTTGAGGACAAAAGAGCTCATGAAAATGATAAATCTTGATTATGCAACATTTTCCGAGAGATATCCTTTAGAACTTAGTGGAGGACAACAGCAGAGAGTGGGGGTAGCTAGAGCTTTTGCTCTTGATCCAGGAATAATACTTATGGATGAGCCTTTTAGTGCAGTTGACCCAATAAGCAGGAAGCAACTGCAGGATGAATTGATAGATATTCAAAAAAACTTGGGAAGACAATTATTTTTGTAA
- the ybjI gene encoding Phosphatase YbjI — MIKLIITDMDGTLLDDNNHIDEEFWELEKKLNEKGIIFAAASGRQYYNLLHRFSPIKDDMLFIAENGTYVMYKNKELYINTIPKEEAIKLIEVSREIEEAHVVLCGKKSAYIEPCNEKFMEEFKKYYTELEIVDDLTKVKDDILKLAICDFIGSEKNSYTHFKKFEDKYKVVISGKIWLDIMMSDANKGKAVEMIQKKLGISYDETMVFGDYLNDLEMMSTGKYSFAMENAHPLLKNHSNFTAESNNDNGVIKAIKKYAL; from the coding sequence ATGATAAAACTGATTATTACAGATATGGACGGAACTTTACTTGATGATAACAATCACATAGATGAAGAATTCTGGGAACTTGAAAAAAAGCTTAATGAAAAAGGTATTATCTTTGCTGCAGCAAGTGGAAGACAATACTATAACCTTCTTCACAGATTTTCTCCAATTAAAGATGATATGCTTTTTATAGCCGAAAATGGAACTTATGTTATGTATAAAAATAAAGAATTATACATTAATACAATCCCAAAAGAAGAAGCAATAAAACTTATTGAAGTTTCCAGAGAGATAGAAGAAGCTCATGTAGTACTTTGTGGAAAAAAATCTGCATATATAGAACCTTGTAATGAAAAATTTATGGAAGAGTTTAAAAAATATTACACTGAATTAGAAATAGTTGATGACCTTACTAAAGTAAAAGATGATATTTTAAAACTAGCTATATGTGATTTCATAGGTTCTGAAAAAAATAGCTATACACATTTTAAAAAATTTGAAGATAAATATAAAGTAGTTATTTCAGGCAAAATATGGCTTGATATAATGATGTCTGATGCCAATAAAGGAAAAGCTGTTGAAATGATTCAGAAAAAACTTGGTATATCATATGATGAAACAATGGTATTCGGAGATTACTTAAATGATCTTGAAATGATGTCTACAGGAAAATACAGTTTTGCTATGGAAAATGCACACCCTCTTTTAAAAAATCATAGCAATTTCACAGCTGAAAGTAATAATGATAATGGAGTAATAAAAGCTATAAAGAAGTATGCTTTATAA
- a CDS encoding multidrug efflux pump VmrA, with protein MKEKNSLIRTILRYSIPSVISMWMFTIYTMVDGIFIGKYVGPLGLAGVNITMPLINFTFAVGIMIAVGSSTMIAIHFGEGD; from the coding sequence ATGAAAGAAAAAAATTCATTAATAAGGACCATACTGAGGTATAGTATACCTTCTGTAATCTCTATGTGGATGTTCACTATTTATACTATGGTAGATGGTATATTCATTGGAAAATATGTTGGGCCTTTAGGTCTTGCAGGAGTAAATATTACTATGCCTCTTATCAATTTTACATTTGCTGTTGGAATAATGATAGCTGTTGGAAGTTCAACAATGATAGCTATACATTTTGGTGAAGGTGACTGA
- the mepA_12 gene encoding Staphylococcal virulence regulator protein A → MVGYALEIYIKVDGNPVYPAICVMTGGIVNIFLDYLFVAVYPYGIKGAAFATGMSQLTSTSMLLFYILFKTKKIKFIKLKYSFKDLLKISKIGFAEFLAEVSTGIAIFIFNIVLIKELGEKGVSAFGIIGYISSFVVMTMIGFSQGIQPIVSFNLGAKKYTNVIKTLKISLLMIITTGIVFYGSINIFSEKIISTFLNDIETFKMTKYALAVYSFAYIINGLNIVTAGYFTAVKKVKISTTITILRGVILIGIFLIVLPRLFGTVGIWWSVPAAELVTLISSIYFIKKYMHKYENIRA, encoded by the coding sequence ATGGTAGGTTATGCTCTTGAAATATATATAAAAGTAGATGGTAACCCTGTTTATCCAGCTATTTGTGTCATGACTGGAGGTATTGTAAATATATTTTTAGACTATCTTTTTGTTGCAGTATACCCTTACGGAATAAAAGGAGCTGCTTTTGCTACAGGAATGTCACAGCTTACATCTACTTCTATGCTTCTTTTTTATATATTATTCAAAACTAAAAAAATAAAATTTATAAAATTAAAATATTCCTTTAAAGACTTATTAAAAATTTCTAAAATAGGCTTTGCTGAATTTCTTGCAGAAGTTTCTACTGGTATTGCTATATTTATTTTCAATATTGTTTTAATAAAGGAGCTAGGAGAAAAAGGAGTATCTGCTTTTGGTATAATTGGTTACATTTCCTCTTTTGTAGTTATGACTATGATAGGATTTAGTCAAGGAATACAACCTATTGTCAGTTTTAATCTAGGAGCAAAAAAATATACAAATGTAATAAAAACTTTAAAAATAAGTCTATTGATGATAATAACCACAGGAATAGTTTTTTATGGAAGTATAAATATTTTCTCTGAAAAAATAATATCAACTTTCCTGAATGATATAGAAACATTTAAAATGACAAAATATGCTCTTGCTGTTTATAGTTTTGCTTATATAATCAATGGACTAAACATAGTTACAGCTGGTTACTTTACAGCTGTAAAAAAAGTTAAAATATCTACTACAATAACTATCTTAAGAGGTGTTATTCTTATAGGAATATTCCTTATAGTTCTTCCTAGATTATTTGGTACTGTAGGCATATGGTGGTCTGTTCCTGCTGCTGAATTAGTTACTCTTATTTCATCTATTTATTTTATTAAAAAATATATGCATAAATATGAGAATATTAGAGCTTAA
- the mdeA_2 gene encoding Methionine gamma-lyase, whose protein sequence is MSIKEMELETKLAHGCHTPDSEARSLTSPIYQTATYGAVTQEHFEDLCYNWGHVYARESNPTTDELARTLALIEGCETGVVTSSGMGAVTSMFFSQVKSGDHIICANGMFSHTTLFVKECLMNFGVEADFVDATDYRNIEKCLKPNTKIVYIESPLNPSLRLVDIEKIASLKEKQDFIFVVDSTFAPNPIQYPTKLGADLVVHSLTKFLNGHGDAIGGAVLGKRELIHKIKWPSMPCFTGACLAPMTAWLILRGIRTLDMRVERHCKNALAIAEFLESHPLVENVNYPGLKSSPDYELCQKQMNGMGGGMLSFTLKKTGTDEERVAMTKKFINKVKLITIATSLGEGHTLISLYDGGLVRIAVGLEKDADLIADLRNALNEINEGER, encoded by the coding sequence ATGTCTATAAAGGAAATGGAATTAGAAACAAAACTAGCTCATGGATGTCATACTCCAGATAGTGAAGCAAGGTCACTTACTTCACCTATATATCAGACAGCAACATATGGAGCTGTTACTCAAGAACATTTTGAGGATCTGTGTTATAACTGGGGACATGTATATGCTAGAGAATCAAACCCTACAACTGATGAACTTGCAAGAACTCTTGCTTTGATAGAAGGATGTGAAACTGGGGTAGTAACTTCTTCTGGAATGGGAGCAGTAACTTCTATGTTTTTCAGTCAGGTAAAAAGTGGAGATCATATAATTTGTGCAAATGGAATGTTTTCTCACACAACACTTTTTGTAAAAGAGTGTCTTATGAATTTTGGAGTGGAAGCAGATTTCGTAGATGCTACAGACTATAGAAATATAGAAAAATGTTTAAAACCAAATACAAAAATAGTGTATATAGAATCACCTTTAAATCCCTCATTAAGATTGGTCGATATAGAAAAAATTGCCAGTTTAAAAGAGAAACAAGATTTTATATTTGTGGTAGATTCTACATTTGCACCAAATCCTATACAATATCCAACAAAATTAGGAGCAGACCTTGTTGTTCATAGTCTTACAAAATTTCTCAATGGTCATGGAGATGCAATAGGAGGTGCAGTTCTTGGAAAAAGAGAACTTATTCATAAGATAAAATGGCCTTCTATGCCTTGTTTTACAGGAGCATGTCTTGCACCAATGACAGCATGGCTTATTCTTAGAGGGATAAGAACACTTGATATGAGAGTAGAAAGACATTGTAAAAATGCTTTAGCAATAGCTGAATTTTTAGAAAGTCATCCTCTTGTTGAAAATGTAAATTATCCAGGATTAAAGTCCAGTCCAGATTATGAATTGTGTCAGAAACAGATGAATGGAATGGGTGGAGGAATGCTTTCATTCACTTTGAAAAAGACTGGAACTGATGAAGAAAGAGTTGCTATGACAAAAAAATTTATAAATAAAGTAAAATTAATTACAATAGCTACAAGTCTTGGAGAGGGACATACTCTTATATCTTTATATGATGGTGGACTTGTTAGAATAGCAGTGGGGCTGGAAAAAGATGCTGATCTCATAGCAGATTTGAGAAATGCATTAAATGAAATAAATGAGGGGGAGAGATAA
- the opuCC gene encoding Osmoprotectant-binding protein, whose translation MEFLEYILKIHREIFFFSCEHIFLSFMSIIMAVIIGIPTGIIITYYGKARKTILGGINIIQAVPSMALFGFLIPIIGIGKLPAIIIVVLYSLLPIVKNTYIGLDGINPLTIEAAEGIGMTKYQILQKVQLPLALPVIMGGVRIAVVTSVGLMTIAAFVGAGGLGYLVFSGIRTINNYQILAGAIPACILALLIDYLTGILEKAVIPTGIQLNKKRSIFNNRKKKRILAATMLAGIIFTVIFCGRVTMYKPRSEKVIVMGSKEFTEGEILANIMAIMIEEKTDISIDRRFALGGTQVCFNALKSNEIDMYVDYTGTVYGDTLKYPPIQDMEKVYDTVKKDMKEKYSIDVLQQLGFNNTYALAVRKDTAEKYNLKTISDLEKIAKNLTLSASLEFLNREDCYIGLSKKYKLDFRKVIGIDGSSKYLALTNKESDVIDVYTTDALLQKLDLVVLEDDRHFFPPYYAVPLVRDEIIEKYPEIVPIIEKLQSVLNDKVISSLNHKVENLGKKPNEAALEFIEEYELLK comes from the coding sequence ATGGAGTTTTTAGAGTATATTTTAAAAATACATAGGGAAATCTTCTTCTTTTCCTGTGAACATATATTCTTATCTTTTATGTCCATTATAATGGCAGTAATTATAGGAATACCAACAGGGATAATTATAACTTATTATGGAAAAGCAAGAAAAACAATACTTGGAGGAATAAATATTATACAAGCAGTCCCAAGTATGGCTCTTTTTGGTTTTTTAATTCCAATCATTGGGATAGGAAAACTTCCAGCCATAATAATTGTTGTTCTTTATTCACTTCTTCCAATAGTTAAAAATACATATATAGGTTTAGATGGAATAAATCCTCTCACTATTGAAGCTGCAGAAGGAATAGGAATGACAAAATATCAAATACTGCAGAAAGTTCAACTACCACTGGCTCTTCCAGTGATAATGGGGGGAGTAAGAATAGCTGTGGTAACATCTGTAGGACTTATGACTATTGCTGCTTTTGTAGGAGCAGGGGGATTAGGTTATCTTGTGTTTTCAGGAATAAGGACAATAAATAATTATCAAATATTAGCAGGAGCCATACCAGCATGTATATTGGCTTTATTGATAGATTATCTTACTGGAATTTTAGAAAAAGCTGTTATTCCAACAGGTATACAGCTTAATAAGAAGAGATCTATTTTCAATAATAGAAAAAAGAAAAGAATATTAGCAGCAACAATGCTTGCAGGAATAATTTTCACAGTAATTTTTTGTGGAAGGGTAACTATGTATAAACCTAGAAGTGAAAAAGTTATTGTTATGGGAAGCAAGGAGTTTACAGAGGGAGAAATATTAGCAAATATAATGGCTATAATGATAGAGGAAAAAACAGATATATCTATAGATAGAAGATTTGCTCTTGGAGGAACGCAAGTATGTTTTAATGCTCTGAAGAGCAATGAAATAGACATGTATGTTGATTATACAGGAACAGTATATGGAGATACATTAAAATATCCACCTATTCAAGATATGGAAAAGGTATATGACACAGTGAAAAAAGATATGAAAGAAAAATATAGTATAGATGTTTTACAGCAGCTTGGCTTTAATAATACTTATGCACTGGCTGTAAGGAAGGATACTGCTGAAAAGTATAATCTGAAAACAATAAGTGATTTAGAAAAAATAGCAAAAAATCTTACTCTATCAGCAAGTCTTGAATTTCTTAATCGAGAAGATTGCTATATAGGATTAAGTAAAAAATATAAATTAGATTTTAGAAAAGTAATAGGTATAGATGGAAGTTCTAAATATCTTGCTTTGACAAATAAAGAGAGTGATGTAATAGATGTATATACTACAGATGCTCTTCTTCAAAAACTTGATTTAGTAGTATTGGAAGATGATAGGCATTTCTTTCCACCATACTATGCTGTTCCTCTTGTAAGAGATGAAATAATAGAAAAATATCCAGAAATAGTTCCAATAATAGAGAAATTACAAAGTGTATTGAATGATAAAGTAATATCTTCTCTTAACCATAAAGTAGAAAATCTTGGGAAGAAACCAAATGAGGCAGCACTGGAATTTATAGAGGAATATGAACTTTTGAAATAG